From the Chloroflexota bacterium genome, one window contains:
- a CDS encoding response regulator yields the protein MPGMNGDELAARVKKVSPKTPVFLLTGFGDILNASGEKPTNVDMVLGKPVTMAALREAVEKVTKRKLAPVAG from the coding sequence ATGCCGGGGATGAACGGGGACGAGCTCGCCGCCCGGGTGAAAAAGGTCTCCCCAAAGACGCCGGTCTTCTTACTCACGGGATTTGGGGACATCCTGAACGCCTCTGGGGAGAAGCCTACGAACGTGGATATGGTGCTGGGCAAGCCGGTTACGATGGCCGCTTTGCGCGAAGCGGTGGAGAAGGTGACAAAGAGGAAGTTGGCGCCGGTGGCCGGGTAG
- a CDS encoding molybdenum cofactor guanylyltransferase encodes MPKSQLSLVILAGGQGRRMGRPKAALPFQGRPMLTHILARLSGLTDDCIVVTRDGRAPVPLPKGVRLVKDLFPGQGPLSAAVAGLRKARYPVAAILSCDLPLVSPQVLDALTGLLTPLHEAAVPVISRRPQPLHAIYRATPAAKAGLQALTSGTRSMQSLLALLDVRWVREADLSRLPRWRDSFANVNTPGDLSRAWGKARGATRPPAPTSSLSPSPPLRAKRPS; translated from the coding sequence ATGCCGAAATCACAGCTGAGCCTGGTCATCCTGGCCGGCGGCCAAGGGCGCCGCATGGGCCGCCCCAAGGCCGCTCTCCCATTCCAGGGCCGGCCCATGCTCACCCATATCCTCGCTCGCCTCTCCGGCCTGACCGACGATTGCATCGTCGTCACCAGGGATGGCCGCGCGCCCGTGCCTCTCCCCAAAGGGGTGCGACTCGTCAAGGACCTCTTCCCCGGCCAAGGGCCCCTCTCTGCCGCCGTCGCCGGTCTGCGAAAGGCGCGCTACCCTGTCGCCGCTATCCTCTCCTGCGATCTCCCCCTCGTCTCGCCCCAGGTGCTGGACGCTCTCACCGGGCTGCTCACCCCTCTCCATGAGGCCGCCGTTCCCGTCATCTCGCGCCGTCCCCAGCCGCTCCATGCCATCTACCGCGCAACCCCCGCCGCCAAAGCCGGCCTCCAGGCGCTTACCTCAGGGACACGTAGTATGCAGAGCCTGCTGGCGCTCCTAGATGTCCGGTGGGTTCGCGAAGCCGACCTGTCCCGTCTTCCCCGGTGGCGCGACTCATTCGCCAACGTCAACACCCCTGGAGACCTCTCCCGTGCCTGGGGAAAAGCCCGCGGCGCTACCCGGCCACCGGCGCCAACTTCCTCTTTGTCACCTTCTCCACCGCTTCGCGCAAAGCGGCCATCGTAA